Within Coffea arabica cultivar ET-39 chromosome 4e, Coffea Arabica ET-39 HiFi, whole genome shotgun sequence, the genomic segment TAGTTTTAACCAGAAGACTggtgatctttacattgctgATGCCTACATGGGTCTCCTGGCCGTTGGTCCTAATGGTGGATTAGCTAGACCACTGGCAAAGCAAGCAGGAGGAATTCCATTCAGGTTCACCAATGATGTAGTGGTAGATCAATATAGTGGTATAGTATATTTTACTGACACCAGCACACGATTTCCAAGAAGTGCATTTGCTTATGTGATATCAAGTGATGACAATACAGGAAGGCCATTGAAATATGACCCATTGACTCATCAAGTAACGGTCCTTCTGGATCATCTTATGTTTCCAAATGGAGTAGCACTGAGCCAAAATGGGGATTCCCTACTTGTTACTGAAACCACAAACAGTAGAGTGTTGAGGTATTGGCTTGAGCCATCCAGGGCTGGTAAGGTTGATGTTTTCGCACAACTTCCAGGAAGGCCATACAACATCAAAAGAAACCAACAAGGTGAATTTTGGGTGGCAACTAACTCAAGAGATGGGATTTTTAATCCACTTGGAATGATAATTAAATTGAGTCCGGAAGGTGACATATTGAAGATAATAGGAGCTGGAAATGGGGTGACATGGGGGTTTAGTAGTGATGTAAATGAACATAATGGAAATTTGTGGATAGGATCAGTAGAAGGGTCTCGTGTTGTCAGACTAACACTCTCTAACTAGGCTAATATTGCTTAGAAAAATTATCATTAGCTCTTAAATTTATTTCTCTCTTTTAGTGGTATTTCTAATCTTTTGGACAAAGATCAGTATCGATAATATGATTTTCCCTATAGTTTGTTTCAACCTTAGTAGCAGGTATGTTTCCTATATTAGCATTTTGTAATAAtattttatgagtaaatcttatatatactaaaagtatatacactattaccgttaaaaaaaaaagaaaaaaaaagagtatgtGAAGTGATTGAGTAACCAgcgattttcatctaaaaatgttgattttcgcgtcaaaaggtactTTCACAACTTGAGTAATATttatatccttatactatataagaacaAGTTTAgggcaaatatagtttttagatttcAACCGCAAGGGTGGGGCTATTTTGGAAACGTGAGAGTGTTTGAAATATAATTGGAGCATTAAATACAAGTTATTACAGCTTTAATTTTGCTATAATTACTTATATAACCTTTCAGACATTTAAGACTAGGGGCAGGTTTGGTAAGTGACAATGTTTGGTGCCAAGTTGAGTATCAGGTACAATTGAATTAAGCTTGTGTTTTGATAGAATTACATAAAAGgtcttttaatcatttattatatTAACATCCAAACCTTCCAATTTCTGAAGCCTTTCTCATCCATTAAGGAATTAATTGGATGTTTACATAATTGgattttaattacaattaattgACCTAATTATTACCTGAACAACCATTATCATATTTATGACCCATGTTTAGCCGATTGCCATAAACAACCATCACCATAGTTATGCCTCCATGTTTAGCCGATAGCCTGTCTTCTTTTTCTGTTTCACCTCTTTGGTTTTATTATGGCTATTAAATATTTGGTGGAAGACGTaacttttcctttaaattgagATGAGCTCTTTGAGTTTGAGGtggttttttctcttttttgatgATTGATTTATTCAAGAACTCCATATAGTTTGCTTTTTGATACTTCtaattccaaaaactaactaattgtGCTATTTTCTGGTTCTTGTATTTGTGGAATACGTTTAAGTTGGTATCAAAACCTAGTTTTATTGCATATATCTTGAATAAGGTTAGCAATTTTATCATCTTGCTTATAATTCATTAAATGAAGTTGTGTGGAACTAATTTTTAAAGTAGCAGAACTTATTTGTTCTTATAAATTTATTACTTATAAGTTCTAGATATTAAGTCAAAGTTTAATTAGAACAGGGTATAACATGAGGGCATTGCAAAAGCAAATTGAACGACGACCTTGAGAAAGTCCCTCCAGTCCTGAAGAAGATTGATTTGCTTTTCAGAAGCATTGAAGCTCGTGCCACACCGGATCCAACACATGCTTAGTTTCATATCCCATCTTCACCTCCTCGACCAAGTTGCTAACATCAAATATTTCATTCATCAGACTTTCTGGTATGCCGTGATTTACCACCTACGTGCGCCGTCACATACTATATATCACTCAAACTAAACCATGTAAAAGCATGATGTTTTTTGACAATTCTAGAAAGAAGGGAGTCTGAATTTCTAGAATTCCCAGTGTCTTGCTGCTACTAAGTAGCTAGGAATCCAAATTCCCaagcgaaaaagaaaaaaagaaaagggaatgaTCCGGTAGTTACCATGAAGAAGCCTCAATCTTGACATCTTCTTCCAAGTCTCAGATAGCTTGAAGATGCTAATCAGTATTGTTGAAAGTAAGGTACGAAAAAATAATGATAGGGACTGAAACTTGAGATTTTGATGCAATAGGCTTATAGGCGTGGGTGTTGCAGTAAGCATAGCAAGAATGGATGGAACCGAGGCCTGGTGATTCTGCCAGTAGTTTAATGCTTGACAAAATTTTTGATGGTTGAATAGAATTATTATGGCATTTTATATTATGGATAAAATATGGTTCAagtagttatttttatttagtttttcatTTAATATGATTTGGAATTCGGCTTGTGTTGATTTTAATTGGAAATTTTAtgattgtaaaatttattaacttagaattttgtccttcattgaaactaaaaaagaaaattaatcatgTTACATAATACTAAGATGTAATTTGCACTCTATTTGCTTTTCATGTTATGATCTCGTTCTTGTATTCTGCTGTTTATATAATtctaaatacaaaaaaattgtttttttaCTTTGACAACTcgttttgcgatattatttaacATGCTATCTAAAAGAATTTGTAGTGGAACTTGATGAGTTTAAATGCTTTagctacaacaccattttgattgcattgtattaattcatttacTCATAATTGTATACTATGCAATGATAAttaatgtttcttgatttgattgaaATAACTATTATTCATAGTTCAAACGAGTCAATTAAGTAGAGTTGCTATATTGGATACTTATATaagtaaaaattagaaaatatcaTTAAGGAGTTTCTACCATAGCTTGCAATTCGAATTCATATGAGTAATTTCTTCTGATTTTAGTTACCATTTcctacaatttcaaatttagaaaatattatttgcaccaATTTTTATAATCAAGGTAATTTCAAACCAGATCTTTAACAATTTGCagatttgaacttatttatGAGATTATGAAGAAATGtccctgtagacaccaaatttttagtgtatttttatttactattatttttatttttcatgttagtttttatttacttttagtcttttatttttattttaagtcattttagcatagaatttttcgaaaaaaaagaagggaaaattattagcattttgtttttatcttttattcctaattttgttcattttatctgattttatttaaattgttatttttctttatttattaggttcattattattaattaagttattatttataaaaaaaaaaaaaggggacaaGCTCAAGCACAAAGAAAGTTCCAGCTTACTTCCCGTTTTGTTTCCCATTTTCTTTAGCTCGAATCATCTTATTTTCCTATGTTTCATTCCGTCATTTTTCTCCACCTTTAGATCATGCTAACCTGGCTTTCATCAACGAAGCAAAAGGGGGGTCAAGGAAAAAAGCCATCCAATGGTTTAACAATCACCGAAAATTGCAGAAAGACATGAACCATTGATCTTAGGTTCTAGGGACATTCGGTGCTTATAAGGGGGGTCAAGGGACGGCTAGGTTTTGGGATAGGGAGAGAGTTGGGGGTTTGACAGACGGCTGGAGGGAGAGAAAAAGGGAGTTGGTGGCGGAAAGAAAGAAACTGAGGGAGAAAGAACGAGAAAGGGACCAGAGAACGAGAGAACTGGGGGTGACGGCGGAGAGTTCTGGGCGGCGAAAAGAAAAAAGGCTGGGAAAAAcggaaagaaaagggaagagtGAGAGCTTCGGGTgagaaaaaaaaacgaaagagaGAGCCGAGGAAGACAAGAAAAAGAACCAAAGGGGAAGAGCTAGGAATCTGATGACGGCTGAAAATTTTGGGAGAGGGTAAGAGAATCTGGTGCGGCGGCTGAAGTGAGAGATAGAGAGGTAGCTATAGGCTGAGGGTTtgaggaaagaaaaagggaggTTCTggtgagaagaaaagaaaaacagcaacgGAGGGAGGCTTTGAACCAGTAGCCAAAGAGTGGATGAAGAGCTGGAAGTAGCCATCGTTTGCCGAGACCCACTGCCATCGCCATCGAAATTTCGAGAAAAACACTGTAATGAGTTCTTCCTCTCTCTTATCCTTAATATTTGCTAGCAAAAGGATAAAAATCAGAGTTATTAACTTGCTTGTTTTCTCTGATAATTGCGCCTTTATGATTGAATGATGCGGTTGCTGTATTTGGTCAAGGAATCTGTTAGGTTGTGTATGAGTCGTTGTTTGCTATTGCATGAGTTAGCAAAGTCAGTTCAATCTTGCTAATACACCTGACTGGGTTGGATAAAAGGCATCTAAGTAAATTTGGGTCAAAGAGATCCGTATGTGAAGGTTGGTAGGCATGTAAGAAGAGTCCAGTTGGCTTTCTGTTGTTTCCTTACGTTTTACTTGCACTTTACAAGATCAAGATGTTTCCTTTTCGCTGTTTACCTGTGTTTTGGGTATAGCTCTTGCTTGATGGTCTTGTCTCTTGGGATCAGATGACGTTGGGATGGGATATTGTGCGTACAAGTCTGCTGCAGTGAGCTTGAAGCTTTCGGCTCATTGCAGCAACGACCATTTCTTTGTTGTTAAGTTTGTTTTGCATTTATGCTGCTTTTCCGCTTCTAGTAGCATTATTGGACCTGTTGAGAGTAAGTATGTGCATTTGTGTTTTTCTAACAATGCTATTGAGGGAGTTTTCTGGTTGAACGAAATTGCAGCAGATCCTCACATTGCTTTGTTGCATTTCATGCCTGGTTGCTTTACTTAGATTCTTTTGGAGATAGATGATTATGTTTGGGGGAGGGTAATGACAATGGGTTGGAGCCTTTGTAGTTGGGCTTAGTTGTTGAACTAGTACAAGTCTGTTTGAACTTTTACGTACAAACATGGCTCGGCTAAAGCAAATGAAACGCAGCAGCAACATTGCCGAAAAGCATGGCTGGAAATTGTCGCAGGTTTCactctttcttttgctgcatttgtATCCCGTTGCTTGGACTGAATCTTCTAGGATTGTTTGAAGTCTTGCACTAGTTTTTGGTTGTTGAAATGGTAGAATCCGTGTGAGTTGCTTCATATAGGCCTTTTTGTTGAATGatgaagtttcaagaaaatcacAAGGCTGGTTTTGCTTTTCTGTTGCTGCACACGTCTTCCATTTGATTCTTCACTTGTCTTCATTTGATTTTTAATGGTTTAGTGTCCATGACTGGATTGCGTTAATCATAGTGTCTAGCTGTTAGGTGGTGTCGAGTGATGGTCTCTGCTGAATGTTGTTTGAAGTCTTGAATGAAATCCGCATCTTGAAAGCTTAAAGTTGCCGAAAGCTTCATAAGCTTGTGAAACTTTGCTGCAGAAGGCTTCTCACGTCCttgcatgaagattgcatgagataactttctaaaattacactttggcccccaagtcCTCCTTTGTCTCACTATGGctcaaataattgaaaaattgatCAATTTAATCCCttaaatttctttaattttttgcaatcaagtctcta encodes:
- the LOC113741014 gene encoding protein STRICTOSIDINE SYNTHASE-LIKE 10-like; amino-acid sequence: MGSKHWFASFSTLLLIAILIYNAGIVSCQIKDSKNFLIYDATGPESIAFDWYGGGPYTGISDGHIIKWVAILNRWVDFAITTPYRIGCQGPFNHVYAEARCGRPLGLSFNQKTGDLYIADAYMGLLAVGPNGGLARPLAKQAGGIPFRFTNDVVVDQYSGIVYFTDTSTRFPRSAFAYVISSDDNTGRPLKYDPLTHQVTVLLDHLMFPNGVALSQNGDSLLVTETTNSRVLRYWLEPSRAGKVDVFAQLPGRPYNIKRNQQGEFWVATNSRDGIFNPLGMIIKLSPEGDILKIIGAGNGVTWGFSSDVNEHNGNLWIGSVEGSRVVRLTLSN